Proteins encoded together in one Schumannella luteola window:
- a CDS encoding response regulator transcription factor produces MTDGPKILIVDDEPNIRDLLTTSLRFAGFAVRAVGNGAQAISAVLEEEPDLIILDVMLPDMNGFGVTKRLRASGYTAPILFLTAKDDTEDKITGLTVGGDDYVTKPFSLDEIVARIKAILRRTMHDEDDAIIRTGELSMDQDTHEVTVGDVAVELSPTEFKLLRYLMLNPNRVLSKAQILDHVWEYDFNGDAGIVESYISYLRRKLDQHSSEPMIQTKRGFGYMLKASKV; encoded by the coding sequence ATGACCGACGGACCCAAGATCCTCATCGTCGATGACGAGCCCAACATCCGCGACCTGCTCACCACCTCGCTCCGTTTCGCCGGTTTCGCCGTGCGCGCGGTCGGCAACGGCGCCCAGGCCATCTCGGCGGTGCTGGAGGAGGAGCCCGACCTCATCATCCTCGACGTGATGCTCCCCGACATGAACGGCTTCGGGGTCACCAAGCGCCTCCGCGCCTCGGGCTACACGGCGCCGATCCTCTTCCTCACCGCGAAGGACGACACCGAGGACAAGATCACCGGTCTCACCGTCGGCGGCGACGACTACGTCACCAAGCCCTTCTCGCTCGACGAGATCGTCGCCCGCATCAAGGCCATCCTGCGCCGCACCATGCACGACGAAGACGACGCCATCATCCGCACCGGCGAGCTCTCGATGGATCAGGACACCCACGAGGTCACCGTCGGCGACGTCGCGGTCGAGCTCTCCCCCACCGAGTTCAAGCTGCTGCGCTACCTCATGCTCAACCCCAACCGCGTGCTGTCGAAGGCGCAGATCCTCGACCACGTGTGGGAGTACGACTTCAACGGCGACGCCGGCATCGTCGAGAGCTACATCTCCTACCTGCGCCGCAAGCTCGACCAGCACTCGAGCGAGCCGATGATCCAGACCAAGCGCGGCTTCGGCTACATGCTCAAGGCCTCCAAGGTCTGA
- the dinB gene encoding DNA polymerase IV, with protein sequence MRGEATVLHADLDAFYASVEQRDAPGLRGRPVIVGGGVVLAASYEAKAFGIRTAMGGRQARELCPQAIVVPPRMDAYAAASRQVFEIFRDTTPLVEGLSIDEAFLEVGGLRRLAGEPEQIAARLRERVRAEAGLAISVGVARTKFLAKVASAVGKPDGLLVVPPDREREFLLPLPVERLWGVGAVTADKLHRLGIRTVGQLAELEEASAERLLGRAAGAHLHALARLRDPRPVETARRRSSIGSQRALGAARRRSPEELDTILSQIVDRLARRLRDGDRVCRTVVLRLRFGDYAKATRSQSLGPATDRTGVILAVARRLLAEASPEIAARGLTLIGLSLAQLGRASEQHPELPIDWDDGSRLDAVLDAVRDRFGAASVSRGTQVGRDAGWSTPVLPEHE encoded by the coding sequence ATGCGGGGCGAGGCGACCGTGCTGCACGCCGACCTGGACGCCTTCTACGCCTCGGTCGAGCAGCGCGATGCTCCGGGGTTGCGCGGCCGGCCGGTGATCGTCGGCGGCGGGGTCGTGCTCGCGGCGAGCTACGAGGCGAAGGCCTTCGGCATCCGCACCGCGATGGGCGGGCGTCAGGCGCGCGAGCTGTGCCCCCAGGCGATCGTCGTCCCTCCGCGGATGGATGCGTACGCCGCCGCGAGTCGGCAGGTCTTCGAGATCTTCCGCGACACGACCCCGCTCGTCGAGGGGCTGTCGATCGACGAGGCCTTCCTCGAGGTGGGCGGTCTGCGACGGCTGGCGGGAGAGCCCGAGCAGATCGCCGCCCGGCTGCGCGAGCGGGTGCGCGCCGAAGCCGGCCTCGCGATCTCGGTCGGGGTCGCCCGCACGAAGTTCCTGGCGAAGGTCGCGAGCGCGGTCGGCAAACCCGACGGGCTGCTCGTCGTGCCGCCCGACCGCGAACGCGAGTTCCTTCTGCCGCTGCCGGTGGAGCGGCTCTGGGGTGTCGGCGCGGTGACCGCCGACAAGCTGCACCGGCTCGGCATCCGCACGGTCGGGCAGCTCGCCGAGCTGGAGGAGGCGAGCGCCGAGCGGCTGCTCGGGCGCGCGGCCGGGGCGCACCTGCACGCGCTCGCCCGGCTGCGCGACCCGCGCCCGGTCGAGACGGCACGACGCCGCTCGTCGATCGGGTCGCAGCGCGCGCTCGGGGCGGCGCGGCGGCGCTCGCCGGAGGAGCTCGACACGATCCTCAGCCAGATCGTCGATCGGCTCGCCCGGCGGCTGCGCGATGGCGACCGGGTGTGCCGCACGGTCGTGCTCCGGCTGCGCTTCGGCGACTACGCGAAGGCGACCCGCTCGCAGAGCCTCGGGCCGGCCACCGACCGCACCGGCGTCATCCTCGCCGTCGCGCGTCGCCTGCTGGCCGAAGCCTCCCCCGAGATCGCCGCGCGCGGGCTCACCCTCATCGGGCTCTCGCTCGCGCAACTCGGTCGCGCGAGCGAGCAGCATCCCGAGCTGCCCATCGACTGGGATGACGGATCACGACTCGACGCGGTGCTCGACGCGGTGCGCGACCGTTTCGGCGCGGCCTCGGTCTCGCGCGGAACCCAGGTCGGCCGCGACGCTGGCTGGTCGACGCCGGTGCTCCCCGAGCACGAGTGA
- a CDS encoding serine hydrolase domain-containing protein codes for MSAETVVRAEGFDEEVFRSALAAATVDAPGAPLGPAVAAAVRVAGVWHSAALGTLDFGDAHPVTTETPFRVASLSKPLSAVLAGRLVDAGAIDLDEPVSRWMPELASPRVLDRPDGPLDAAHPATTPITLRHLLTQCVGSGVEFVETPLGRELSAFGYGPKPPAMTPDEFLARFAALPLGHEPGSHWDYHTSTEVLSVLLARVAGRPLDRLLHDEIVEPLGLAVTGFSTTEPLPRQYRPTADGIEPWDDYADLFAAPPAFPSLAGGLVASLDDLMCFWGALADGELLPPGLHARMTSDQLSREQHEGMAGFGGDAAGYGWQVGVTTTDADPNVARGAYGWSGGTGTTAAVDPQRGVVGIALSQRFVSGPDDDYAWFWRPLHAALR; via the coding sequence ATGAGCGCCGAGACCGTCGTCCGTGCCGAGGGATTCGACGAGGAGGTCTTCCGCTCGGCGCTGGCCGCCGCGACCGTGGACGCTCCCGGCGCGCCCCTCGGTCCCGCCGTCGCCGCCGCGGTGCGCGTCGCAGGCGTCTGGCACAGTGCCGCCCTCGGTACGCTCGACTTCGGTGATGCGCACCCCGTGACGACCGAGACGCCGTTCCGCGTCGCCTCGCTGTCGAAGCCGCTCTCGGCCGTGCTCGCCGGACGCCTGGTCGACGCGGGTGCGATCGACCTCGACGAGCCCGTCAGCCGGTGGATGCCCGAGCTCGCGTCGCCGCGGGTGCTCGACCGACCCGACGGACCGCTCGACGCCGCGCATCCCGCCACGACCCCGATCACGCTGCGACACCTGCTCACGCAGTGCGTCGGCAGCGGTGTCGAGTTCGTCGAGACCCCGCTCGGGCGCGAACTGAGCGCCTTCGGCTACGGCCCCAAGCCGCCGGCGATGACGCCCGACGAGTTCCTCGCCCGCTTCGCCGCGCTGCCGCTCGGCCACGAGCCCGGCAGCCACTGGGACTACCACACGAGCACCGAGGTGCTCTCGGTGCTGCTCGCCCGCGTCGCCGGCCGACCGCTCGATCGGCTGCTGCACGACGAGATCGTCGAGCCGCTCGGCCTCGCCGTGACCGGCTTCTCGACGACCGAGCCGCTCCCCCGCCAGTACCGCCCGACCGCCGACGGCATCGAGCCCTGGGACGACTACGCCGATCTGTTCGCCGCGCCGCCCGCGTTCCCGAGCCTCGCCGGCGGACTCGTCGCGAGCCTCGACGACCTCATGTGCTTCTGGGGCGCCCTCGCCGACGGCGAGCTGCTGCCGCCGGGCCTGCACGCGCGCATGACGAGCGACCAGCTCAGCCGCGAGCAGCACGAGGGCATGGCCGGCTTCGGCGGCGACGCCGCGGGCTACGGCTGGCAGGTCGGCGTCACCACGACGGATGCCGACCCGAACGTCGCGCGCGGCGCCTACGGCTGGTCGGGCGGCACCGGCACGACCGCCGCCGTCGACCCGCAGCGCGGCGTCGTCGGCATCGCCCTCAGCCAGCGCTTCGTCTCCGGACCCGACGACGACTACGCCTGGTTCTGGCGACCGCTGCACGCGGCGCTGCGCTGA
- a CDS encoding dihydrofolate reductase family protein, producing the protein MAAPVHATMSLSLDGYGAGSGQTLEQPMGDLPGPALHRWMFETPDENAEEQAHIVGASAYIMGRNMFGPVRGEWPVDGEPWTGWWGPEPPYHAPVFVLTHHEREPLEMAGGTTFHFVTDGIHAAFERAQAVAGDGRIHTAGGVSTINQYLAAGLIDELHLQISPVILGHGERLFEGLGHIPLEQVSITPKSLVTHVVYRVLKPAAAAGSSAGSTPDAVS; encoded by the coding sequence ATGGCAGCCCCGGTGCACGCGACCATGTCCCTCTCGCTCGACGGCTACGGCGCCGGCAGCGGGCAGACGCTCGAGCAGCCGATGGGCGACCTGCCCGGCCCGGCGCTGCACCGGTGGATGTTCGAGACGCCCGACGAGAACGCCGAGGAGCAGGCGCACATCGTCGGGGCTTCGGCGTACATCATGGGCCGCAACATGTTCGGGCCCGTGCGCGGCGAGTGGCCCGTCGACGGCGAGCCGTGGACCGGATGGTGGGGCCCCGAGCCGCCGTACCACGCGCCCGTGTTCGTGCTCACCCACCACGAGCGCGAGCCGCTCGAGATGGCGGGCGGCACGACCTTCCACTTCGTGACCGACGGCATCCACGCGGCTTTCGAGCGGGCGCAGGCGGTGGCGGGCGACGGGCGCATCCACACCGCGGGCGGCGTCTCGACGATCAACCAGTACCTCGCCGCCGGGCTCATCGACGAGCTGCACCTGCAGATCTCGCCCGTGATCCTCGGGCACGGCGAGCGGCTCTTCGAGGGGCTCGGCCACATCCCGCTCGAGCAGGTGTCGATCACGCCGAAGTCGCTCGTGACGCACGTCGTCTACCGGGTGCTCAAGCCCGCAGCCGCTGCCGGGTCCTCGGCCGGTTCCACGCCGGACGCCGTGAGCTGA
- a CDS encoding SWIM zinc finger family protein yields the protein MASNLEQIYAYPGRSRVDAARIALATSRSGHGATISGTDAVDRVAGAGIAGATAEPFFRGFVQHPAVVAAALLVVARVARTRFYVPPGMLAARLRAADPVITASRDGLRFEAFSVCCGVAVRLDVDAAALEAERLRPGVTNVDVNPDLRQALAGLLADEPLQLEVADDALAVATLDARVVEERVALPTRWLRGFAETQVIQRRMVERIGVEHEAARGLLAALPTSTPTRSLSWVAPTPDGGARLAGSRSPGAVALAGAERLGVLAPLLRFAGGLRAFAPETASSEPQASAWVLELPGARVTLVVSAEKSRGFSGEGAVLSDLATPHAVEDAESLRELLATTADPGDLLDLPVLVRASGIPADRVEAALTGIAMSGLLGWDLHRASWFLRPLPFSARAMTELNPRLSDARHLVAVGAVELSSSGVFTVGAGSDGEAGARHVVRLAALGTADVDRCTCPWFGRHRGARGECRHVLAARLVRDAASGGLS from the coding sequence GTGGCGTCGAACCTGGAACAGATCTACGCGTATCCGGGCCGATCGCGGGTCGACGCCGCGAGGATCGCACTCGCGACCTCGCGCAGCGGACACGGCGCGACGATCTCGGGGACGGACGCCGTCGATCGCGTGGCCGGAGCCGGCATCGCGGGCGCGACGGCGGAGCCCTTCTTCCGCGGATTCGTGCAGCATCCGGCGGTCGTCGCCGCCGCGCTGCTGGTGGTCGCACGGGTCGCTCGTACCCGGTTCTACGTGCCGCCGGGCATGCTCGCGGCGAGGCTGCGCGCCGCGGACCCCGTCATCACCGCGTCCCGAGACGGGCTGCGCTTCGAGGCGTTCAGCGTCTGCTGCGGTGTGGCCGTGCGTCTCGACGTGGATGCGGCAGCACTCGAGGCGGAGCGCCTGCGCCCCGGTGTGACCAACGTCGACGTCAATCCCGATCTGCGCCAGGCGCTCGCGGGCCTGCTCGCCGATGAGCCGCTGCAGCTCGAGGTCGCCGACGACGCGCTCGCCGTGGCGACACTCGACGCCCGCGTCGTCGAGGAGCGAGTCGCTCTGCCGACGCGCTGGCTTCGCGGTTTCGCGGAGACCCAGGTCATCCAGCGCCGCATGGTCGAACGGATCGGGGTCGAGCACGAGGCCGCTCGTGGGCTTCTCGCCGCGCTTCCGACGAGCACGCCGACGCGCTCGCTGTCGTGGGTCGCTCCGACTCCCGACGGCGGGGCGCGGCTCGCCGGCAGCCGCTCGCCCGGCGCTGTCGCGCTCGCCGGCGCCGAGCGGCTCGGCGTGCTCGCTCCGCTGCTGAGGTTCGCCGGCGGACTGCGCGCCTTCGCCCCCGAGACCGCCTCGAGCGAGCCTCAGGCGAGCGCCTGGGTGCTCGAGCTTCCGGGCGCTCGGGTGACCCTGGTGGTGAGCGCGGAGAAATCGCGAGGATTCTCGGGTGAGGGAGCCGTGCTCTCCGACCTCGCGACGCCCCATGCCGTCGAGGATGCGGAGTCGCTGCGGGAGCTGCTCGCGACGACCGCCGACCCGGGAGACCTGCTGGATCTTCCCGTCCTCGTCCGCGCCAGCGGCATCCCCGCTGACCGTGTCGAGGCTGCGCTGACCGGGATCGCGATGTCGGGACTCCTCGGCTGGGATCTGCATCGCGCATCCTGGTTCCTCCGCCCTCTTCCCTTCTCGGCGCGCGCGATGACGGAGCTCAACCCGAGGCTCTCCGACGCCCGGCATCTCGTCGCCGTGGGAGCTGTGGAGCTGTCGTCGAGCGGGGTCTTCACGGTCGGTGCGGGCTCGGACGGGGAGGCCGGTGCGCGACACGTCGTCCGCCTCGCCGCCCTGGGAACCGCCGACGTGGATCGCTGCACGTGCCCGTGGTTCGGCCGGCATCGCGGCGCGCGCGGCGAGTGCCGCCATGTGCTCGCAGCACGCCTGGTGCGCGATGCGGCGAGCGGGGGACTCTCGTGA
- a CDS encoding DUF6493 family protein translates to MSPTRVIRDENATLEDLAASCREHAVSTLGRELFWMEGRPGVREVIVEALVTRSASIRREFVDVTFLDGVFGIGGDDRLDAALDLVRSGFAECEQPEYLRQMLHRAIGVPTSPYRGTREPVESEIRADRQRFLERELWAMFRVEGAGVAQLAPVMAAFLDLVADHPKLRGRLIDAALSGLLSDFSAHDVGWYLQVLRALDPDAAEVAARAARYLAVLAATPGVSVALAQQHLGVLARAETIPSGALTALAPMTAAVLARSDKKSRMAQLALVEKLASAHPREVDAAGLAELIAGADHGAADVAARASRVLSRLRPGPGSERHATSDAPTGVVGGSAPEGTSATVVVAGPRTTPRRTDSAPDPLLAAIEDPDELADLFVELLERPASGAELLRGVDAVIRFSGRSPLAADVLRRRIRDWNDQDGGGTAGLTPHLDPRAYLRAVVAAWVDEPTRLWRWGGFQGHFTIGGAAGVPSGLSYPSWSPRPAEEAPARAQPEQVSGYRRMTSPQQVFVDWIATSLAAMGPSGDRGRWLDTARADAAAAAARARWTRHERLEGDPEFMAGYHTPAGPTPPWIVWMDDAADPPREGDLAAGLFDLRPALRTFAGLGADARSSRDAVTLLDWLRIVLIDAPEHFAAHALPALTVAVDVPNVDTTPATDALRDARSPLGPPSRTALVLALSANEAIARARAAEAFDGCARSGMLDPIELGAELVRALELKRVKGARVASALADSARISALAGWRALQLLGAVLPHLSGVTGASALIELTAQLAERYGVVVPIPPALAARSRGSSITAIALRALAAVEPRPTELARQAAEQAEAALRD, encoded by the coding sequence GTGAGCCCGACGCGAGTCATCCGCGACGAGAACGCGACACTCGAGGATCTCGCCGCCTCCTGCCGTGAGCATGCGGTTTCCACGCTGGGGCGTGAGCTGTTCTGGATGGAGGGGCGCCCCGGGGTGCGTGAGGTGATCGTCGAGGCACTGGTGACGCGCTCGGCGTCCATCCGGCGCGAGTTCGTCGACGTGACATTCCTCGACGGGGTGTTCGGGATCGGCGGCGATGACCGCCTCGACGCTGCGCTCGACCTCGTGCGCTCGGGATTCGCGGAGTGCGAGCAGCCCGAATACCTGCGCCAGATGCTGCACCGCGCCATCGGCGTCCCGACGTCCCCGTATCGCGGGACGCGCGAGCCGGTCGAGAGTGAGATCCGCGCGGATCGGCAGCGGTTCCTGGAGCGCGAGCTCTGGGCGATGTTCCGCGTCGAGGGTGCCGGCGTCGCCCAGCTCGCCCCGGTCATGGCGGCGTTCCTCGATCTCGTGGCCGATCATCCGAAGCTGCGGGGACGACTGATCGACGCCGCTCTGAGCGGGCTGCTGTCCGATTTCTCGGCTCACGACGTCGGCTGGTACCTGCAGGTTCTGCGTGCGCTCGACCCGGACGCCGCCGAGGTGGCCGCGCGCGCGGCCCGCTATCTCGCCGTGCTCGCCGCGACGCCGGGTGTCTCGGTCGCGCTCGCGCAGCAGCACCTCGGCGTCCTCGCGCGAGCCGAGACGATCCCGTCGGGCGCGCTGACGGCGCTCGCGCCGATGACCGCTGCCGTGTTGGCGCGCAGCGACAAGAAGTCGCGGATGGCGCAGCTGGCTCTGGTCGAGAAGCTGGCGTCGGCGCATCCTCGTGAGGTCGATGCGGCGGGACTCGCCGAGCTCATCGCCGGTGCCGACCACGGCGCCGCCGACGTCGCGGCCCGCGCGTCCCGCGTGCTGTCGCGGCTGCGGCCGGGCCCCGGATCGGAACGGCACGCGACCTCGGACGCTCCGACCGGCGTGGTCGGCGGCTCAGCGCCGGAGGGCACCAGTGCGACGGTGGTCGTCGCCGGCCCGCGCACGACTCCCCGGCGCACCGACTCGGCACCTGATCCGCTGCTCGCCGCGATTGAAGACCCCGACGAGCTCGCCGACCTCTTCGTCGAACTGCTCGAGCGTCCTGCGAGCGGCGCAGAGCTGCTGCGCGGCGTCGACGCCGTGATCCGCTTCAGCGGGCGGTCGCCGCTGGCGGCGGACGTGCTGCGGCGACGAATCCGGGACTGGAACGACCAGGACGGGGGAGGGACGGCGGGCCTGACTCCGCACCTCGACCCGCGCGCGTACCTGCGCGCGGTCGTCGCGGCCTGGGTGGACGAGCCGACTCGGCTCTGGCGCTGGGGCGGATTCCAGGGGCACTTCACAATCGGCGGCGCCGCGGGTGTCCCCTCGGGGCTCAGTTACCCCTCGTGGAGTCCGAGGCCCGCCGAGGAGGCACCTGCCCGGGCGCAGCCGGAGCAGGTGAGCGGGTATCGACGCATGACCTCGCCGCAGCAGGTCTTCGTCGATTGGATCGCGACATCCCTCGCCGCGATGGGCCCCTCCGGCGACCGTGGTCGGTGGCTGGATACGGCGCGCGCCGACGCGGCGGCAGCCGCGGCCCGAGCGCGCTGGACGCGGCACGAGCGGCTCGAAGGCGATCCCGAGTTCATGGCCGGCTACCACACGCCCGCAGGACCGACCCCGCCGTGGATCGTGTGGATGGACGACGCCGCCGATCCGCCCCGAGAGGGCGACCTCGCTGCCGGCCTGTTCGATCTGCGGCCCGCACTGCGGACCTTCGCCGGACTGGGAGCGGACGCACGGTCGAGCCGCGACGCGGTCACTCTGCTCGACTGGCTCCGGATCGTGCTCATCGACGCTCCGGAGCACTTCGCCGCTCATGCGCTCCCCGCCCTCACCGTCGCGGTGGATGTGCCCAACGTCGACACGACGCCCGCGACCGACGCTCTCCGCGATGCCAGGTCACCGCTCGGCCCGCCGTCGCGCACGGCGCTCGTCCTGGCGCTCTCGGCGAACGAGGCGATCGCGCGGGCGCGGGCCGCCGAGGCCTTCGACGGCTGTGCGCGGAGCGGGATGCTCGACCCGATCGAGCTGGGCGCCGAGCTGGTACGAGCCCTCGAGCTCAAGAGGGTGAAGGGGGCCCGCGTCGCGAGCGCGCTCGCTGATTCCGCCCGCATCTCCGCCCTCGCCGGATGGAGGGCTCTGCAGCTGCTGGGCGCGGTCCTGCCGCATCTGTCAGGCGTCACCGGCGCATCCGCCCTCATCGAGCTCACAGCGCAGCTCGCCGAGCGCTACGGCGTCGTCGTGCCGATTCCGCCGGCGCTCGCCGCACGCTCGCGCGGATCGTCGATCACGGCGATCGCGCTCCGTGCTCTCGCGGCTGTCGAACCGCGCCCGACCGAGCTCGCCCGTCAGGCCGCCGAGCAGGCCGAGGCGGCGCTGCGCGACTAG
- a CDS encoding DNA repair helicase XPB: protein MSGPLIVQSDRTVLLEVAHPDAEDARHELAVFAELERAPEHIHTYRITRLGLWNARAAGHTAEQMLDTLNRYAKFPVPQTVSIDIDETVARYGRLVISRDPEVEQANPDGTTTTIPGELILSSSDPAVMSEITRNAKVGPLLGVRRTPSEWTLQPWARGQIKQELLKLGWPAEDNAGYTPGTPHEIELDESGWHLRDYQRKAVDNFFDGGSGVVVLPCGAGKTLVGAGAMAAAGTTTLILVTNTVSARQWRAELLKRTSLTEEEIGEYSGQVKEIKPVTIATYQILTARRKGEYAHLALLDALDWGLIVYDEVHLLPAPVFKLTADLQARRRLGLTATLVREDGRESDVFSLIGPKRFDAPWKEIEAQGYISPASCYEVRIDLPQDERLEYAASADDERYRLAATAPAKLQVVKDLVAKHAGERILVIGQYLDQIDELAAALDAPQLTGSTPIDERERLFQDFRDGRLTVLVVSKVANFSVDLPEATVAIQVSGSFGSRQEEAQRLGRLLRPKESGLPANFYTLVARDTIDQDYAQNRQRFLAEQGYSYTILDAGDLATAA, encoded by the coding sequence ATGTCCGGACCCCTGATCGTGCAGAGCGACCGCACCGTGCTGCTCGAGGTCGCGCATCCCGACGCCGAGGATGCCCGCCACGAGCTCGCCGTCTTCGCGGAGCTCGAACGCGCCCCCGAGCACATCCACACCTACCGCATCACGCGCCTCGGACTCTGGAACGCGCGCGCCGCCGGTCACACGGCCGAGCAGATGCTCGACACGCTGAACCGCTACGCGAAGTTCCCGGTGCCGCAGACGGTGTCGATCGACATCGACGAGACCGTCGCGCGCTACGGCCGGCTCGTCATCTCGCGCGACCCCGAGGTCGAGCAGGCGAACCCCGACGGCACGACGACCACGATCCCGGGCGAGCTGATCCTCAGTTCCAGCGACCCGGCCGTGATGAGCGAGATCACCCGCAACGCGAAGGTCGGCCCGCTGCTCGGCGTGCGCCGCACCCCGAGCGAGTGGACGCTGCAGCCGTGGGCGCGCGGCCAGATCAAGCAGGAGCTGCTCAAGCTCGGCTGGCCCGCCGAGGACAACGCCGGCTACACGCCGGGCACCCCGCACGAGATCGAGCTGGACGAGTCGGGCTGGCACCTGCGCGACTACCAGCGGAAGGCGGTCGACAACTTCTTCGACGGCGGCTCCGGCGTCGTCGTGCTGCCCTGCGGCGCCGGCAAGACGCTCGTCGGCGCCGGGGCGATGGCCGCCGCCGGCACGACCACGCTCATCCTCGTCACCAACACCGTCAGCGCACGGCAGTGGCGGGCCGAGCTGCTCAAGCGCACGAGCCTGACCGAGGAGGAGATCGGCGAGTACTCGGGGCAGGTGAAGGAGATCAAGCCGGTCACGATCGCGACCTACCAGATCCTCACCGCGCGACGGAAGGGCGAGTACGCGCACCTGGCGCTGCTCGACGCCCTCGACTGGGGCCTCATCGTCTACGACGAGGTGCACCTGCTGCCCGCGCCGGTCTTCAAGCTCACCGCCGACCTGCAGGCGCGTCGCCGCCTGGGCCTCACCGCGACCCTCGTGCGCGAGGACGGCCGCGAGTCGGACGTCTTCTCGCTCATCGGCCCGAAGCGCTTCGACGCTCCGTGGAAGGAGATCGAGGCCCAGGGCTACATCTCCCCCGCCAGCTGCTACGAGGTGCGCATCGACCTGCCGCAGGACGAGCGTCTCGAGTACGCGGCGAGCGCCGACGACGAGCGCTACCGTCTCGCGGCGACCGCCCCGGCGAAGCTGCAGGTCGTCAAGGACCTCGTGGCCAAGCACGCGGGCGAGCGCATCCTCGTGATCGGTCAGTACCTCGACCAGATCGACGAGCTCGCCGCGGCTCTCGACGCCCCGCAGCTCACCGGCTCGACGCCGATCGACGAGCGCGAGCGGCTGTTCCAGGACTTCCGCGACGGCAGGCTCACCGTGCTCGTCGTCTCGAAGGTCGCGAACTTCTCCGTCGACCTGCCCGAGGCGACCGTCGCCATCCAGGTCTCCGGCTCCTTCGGCTCGCGCCAGGAGGAGGCCCAGCGTCTCGGTCGCCTGCTGCGCCCGAAGGAGAGCGGACTGCCCGCGAACTTCTACACCCTCGTCGCCCGCGACACCATCGACCAGGACTACGCGCAGAACCGCCAGCGCTTCCTCGCCGAGCAGGGCTACTCGTACACGATCCTCGACGCAGGGGACCTCGCCACCGCCGCCTAG
- a CDS encoding RidA family protein, giving the protein MSENDSAVTLLRSTRLSEVAEYAYAATVPAGTRLIHLAGSCPLDADGATVAVGDYAGQAAQCVANLRIALDDCGAALTDVLSTRVLVASSQQADLVAAWEVVRDAFGEHAVPSTLLGVTVLGYDDQLVEVEAVAAVRD; this is encoded by the coding sequence GTGAGCGAGAACGACAGCGCCGTGACCCTCCTCCGCTCGACTCGGCTCAGCGAGGTCGCCGAGTACGCGTACGCCGCGACCGTGCCGGCGGGGACCCGCCTCATCCACCTCGCCGGTTCGTGCCCGCTGGATGCCGACGGTGCGACGGTCGCGGTCGGGGACTACGCGGGGCAGGCGGCGCAGTGCGTGGCGAATCTACGGATCGCGCTCGACGACTGCGGCGCGGCGCTGACGGATGTGCTCAGCACCCGCGTGCTCGTCGCCTCCTCGCAGCAGGCCGATCTGGTCGCCGCATGGGAGGTCGTGCGCGACGCCTTCGGCGAGCACGCCGTGCCGAGCACGTTGCTCGGCGTGACGGTGCTCGGCTACGACGACCAGCTCGTCGAGGTCGAGGCGGTCGCCGCCGTGCGCGACTGA